Sequence from the Ectothiorhodospira sp. BSL-9 genome:
CTGTGCTACATGCGCCTGGTGGCGTCGCGTGACGATGACATGGCCCTGGAACGGGTGATCAATCAACCCACGCGGGGCCTGGGGGAGCGCACCGTGGCGTTGATCCGTGAACAGGCCCGGGAGCAGGGGGTGTCTTTGTGGGATGCCGCTGGCAGGCTGCTGGAGCAGGGCGCCCTGGCGGCCCGGGCCGGTAATGCCCTGAGGGGGTTCAGGGCACTGGTGGACGACATGGCTGCTGCCTGTGCGACTCTGGATCTGCATGAGCAGGTGGAGCATGTGGTCGCGCATTCGGGTCTCAAGGGTCATTACGAGGCAGAAAAAGGGGAGAAGGCTCAGGCGCGGGTGGATAACCTGGAGGAGCTGGTGAGCGCGGCCCGGGGGTTTGTCCACGATCCGGAGCGGCATGAGGACATGAGTCCGCTGACGGCGTTTTTGTCCCACGCGGCCCTGGAGGCGGGCGAGGGTGAGGCGGACGCCTGGGAGGATTGTGTTCAGTTGATGACCCTGCATTCGGCCAAGGGTCTGGAGTTTCCGCTGGTGTTCCTGGTGGGGATGGAGGAGGGCCTGTTTCCGCACCGGATGTCGCTGGAGGAGCCGGGGCGGTTGGAGGAGGAGCGGCGTCTGGCCTATGTGGGGATCACCCGGGCCTGTCGTCGGCTGGTGCTGACGTATGCGGAGAGTCGGCGTCTGCATGGTCGGGAGAGTTATAACGCGCCTTCGCGGTTCATCGCGGAGTTGCCGGAGGATCTGCTGGAGGATGTGCGCCCGCGGGCGACGCTGCGGCGACCGGTGGTGGAGCCGGTGCGAGCCAAGCGTGTGAAGGAGCCGCCGGCACAGGGGCTGGCTCTGGGCGCGCGGGTGCGGCACAGGAAGTTTGGTGAGGGTGTGATCCTGGATTCCGAGGGGCAGGGTTCTTCGGCGCGAGTGCAGGTGCGGTTTGATGGTGAGGGCACCAAGTGGCTGGTGGTGGGATATGCGAAGCTGGAGCCTGTGTCATAAGGTCGGGGTGCTGCGCCGCCCACCAGCGGCCTGCATCGTGGGGCGACGGGCATGGAGGTGCCTTCCCGGTCGTGGCTGGGGGGGTATCCCTGGCCGCGGGACGCCGTGAATACGTCCTTGTAGGCTCGACCGCCGCATCCATGCGGCGAACGCCCGCTCTCAGGGATGCCCCCCAGCCACGACCTGCATTGGGGCGGCATTGGCTACGCAGATTCCATCAAGAAGACATGTGGTGAGGTCTTTCATGCGGCGAAGAGAGTTTCTGGGTAAGGCGGGTGGTCTGGCGGCCCTGGCTTCGGCGGGGGGGCTGGCGGGCTGTGGTTCGCCGGAGGGCAACGCCAGTGACGGGGTGCGGGATACGGGGCTGCGGTTCCACTGGCGCATGGTGACTGCCTGGCCCCATGGCTCTCCGGGTCTGGGAGCGGGGGCGGATTATCTGGCCCGGGCCATCAATGAGCTCTCCGGGGGTCGTATCTCGGTGCGGGTCTTTGGGGCTGATGACCTGGTGCCGGCACTGGAGGTGTTTGATGCGGTGGCACGCGGTTCGGCGGAGATCGGCCATGGGGCGGCTCATTACTGGGATGATGTGGGCCCCGCGGCACAGTTGTTCACGTCGGTGCCCTTTGGCATGAATGCCCAGGAGACCCATGCCTGGCTTTACAAGGGCGGAGGTCTGGAGTTGTGGCGGGATCTTTACCGGCACTTCGATGTCATTCCCTTCCCCTGCGGTAATACCGGTGCCCAGATGGGGGGCTGGTTCAAGCGGGAGATCAACGATTTTGGGGATCTGGAAGGGGTGTCGATCCGCATGTCCGGGCTGGGTGCCCAGGTCATGGATCGGGCCGGGGCCCAGGTGGTCTCCCTGGCCGGTGATGACATTCTTGACGCCCTGCGAGCGGGGCATATTGAGGCGGCGGAGTGGGTGGGTCCTTATGGGGACAAGGATCTGGGTCTGCACCGGTGGGGATGGCATTACTACTACCCGGGCTGGCAGCAGCCCAGTTCACTGGTGGAGGCGCTGATCAACCGTGATGCCTACGAGGCGCTTCCACACGGGTTGCGGCAGGCGGTGACCCATGCCTGCCGGCTGGCCAGTGACCACATGCTCATGGAGTTCACGGCCCGCAACCAGCAGGCGCTGGATGCGCTGATCAATGATTATGGCGTGCCGGTGCGGCGTTTGCCGGAACCGGTGCTGGCGTCGCTGCGACGGCTGACGGATGAGGTGCTGGATGAGATGGCCGAGGAGGACAGCACTGCCCGCCGGGTGATCCGTTCCTACCGGGATTTCCAGTCGCAACTGGCGCGCTGGCGTGCGTTTACGGACCTGGATCCGTTGGCGGGCTGACGAGGGCTCGAACGTTAAAAGCTGAAGATCACCCAGGCCGGGATGAGGATCTTGGGGTCCAGTTCGTCCATCTGGGTTTCCAGGCGACCGTCACCGTCGGTGTCCACCAGGTAGTAGGCTGGGGCATTTTCCGGCTGCACACGGATCATGTACAGCTCGCCCTGGATCCGGAATTCCTCGATACGTTCGCCCTCGCGCTCAATGATGGTGACCTGTGGTTCCATCAAATCCCGCGTGACCTGAGCCGAGTCGTCCAGCAGGGGTGGGGGCGGCGGCGCCGCCTGATCCTGGGCCGACAGGGGGGTGGCCAGGCAGGCGATCAGGATCATGGGGGTGAGTGCGCGGCGTGTGGTCATAGGTCCATGAGCCTCTCGCGTTCTTCGCTGGTGGGTTCCAGACCGCCGTATTCGTAGAAGTTGAAGATGGCGTCGACGACGGACTTGGAATCATCCACCAGGGTGTAAAGGTCCAGGTCTTCCGGGCTGATGGTGCCCTCCGTGACCAGGGTATTCTCGAACCACTCCAGCAACCCCTTCCAGAAGTCCGAGCCCACCAGGATGATGGGGATGCGGCGGGTCTTGTTGGTTTGTACCAGGGTGAGGATCTCCGCCAGTTCGTCCAGGGTGCCGAAGCCACCGGGCAGGACCACATAGGCCGAGGCGTATTTGACGAACATCACCTTGCGGGAGAAGAAGTGCCGGAAGTACAGGGAGACGTCCTGATAGGCGTTGGCGGTCTGCTCATGGGGCAGATTGATGTTCAGCCCGATACTGGGAGACTTGCCACCAAACGCCCCCTTGTTGGCCGCCTCCATGATCCCGGGGCCGCCGCCGCTGACCACGGCAAAACCGGCATCGGACAGATCCCGGGCGATCTTTTCGGCCAGTTGATATGTCGGGCTCTCGGGCGGGATGCGGGCGGAGCCGAAGATGCTCACCGAAGGCTTGATCCGGGCCAGGCGCTCGAAGCCCTCCACGAACTCGCCCATGATCTGGAATATCTTCCAGCTCTCCCGGGTGAGCATGGTGTCATCCATGGGTTGCAGGCCTGGATGGGAGGCTCGCTGGTCACGCTTCATGATGTGCTCGATGTTCCATTGTTTGATTGAAGCATATCCTGTTCCCGGGTTATGGCAAACCGCATTGTTTGGTCATTTTTCCGCATCGGGCCACAATGGAGCCCCCGGTGGCGCCGGCCCCATCGACCCCGTACCCAAAGCATAGAGAACAACCCGTGACTGACAGCAAGCCCCTGGTCCTGGTGGACGGCTCGTCCTACCTGTACCGCGCCTTTCATGCCCTGCCGCCCTTGTCCAACTCCCGGGGCGAGCCCACAGGGGCCGTGCTGGGTGTGGCCAACATGCTGCGGCGGCTGATGAGTGATTATCAGCCCGATCACATGGTCGTGGTGTTCGATGCCAAGGGGCGCACCTTCCGGGACGATCTCTACGATCAGTACAAGGCCAACCGTCCACCCATGCCCGATGAACTGGCGGCCCAGGTGGACCCCCTGCACGAACTGGTGCGGGCCATGGGCATCCCCATCCTGGTGGTGCCGGGGGTGGAGGCGGACGATGTGATCGGCACCCTGGCCCGTCAGGCCCGACGGGATGGCATGGAGGTGGTGATCTCCACCGGCGACAAGGACCTGGCGCAACTGGTGGAGCCGGGCGTGACCCTGGTGAACACCATGACGGGCACGACCCTGGATGAGGCCGGCGTGAAGGAGCGCTTTGGCGTGCCACCATCGCTGATCGTGGACTACCTGAGCCTGGTGGGGGACACCTCGGACAACGTGCCCGGCGTGGACAAGGTGGGCCCCAAGACGGCGGTGAAATGGCTCGAGGCCCACGGGGATCTGGACGCCATCATGGCCCATGCCGACGACATCAAGGGCAAGGTGGGTGAGAACCTGCGCGCCAGCCTGGACAGCCTGCCCCTGTCCCGGGAACTGGTTACGGTGCGCTGTGACCTGGCGCTGGATCTGGCGCCCACGGGACTGGAACTCCAGTTACCGGAGTCCGAGACCCTGCGCGGCCTGCTGGAGCGCTTCGAATTTCGCAGCTGGCTCAAGGAATTGGGTGGCGATGCCCAGGAGGGGGAGGCGCAGCCCGAACAGGCAGGTGCCGGAGGTGATCCCGTGGAGTACGAGATCCTGCTGGAACAGGAACAGCTGGATCGCTGGCTGGAAAGGCTGCAAACGGCAGACTTGTTCGCCTTCGACACCGAGACCACCAGTCTGGACTACATGCAGGCGCAGGTGGTGGGGGTGTCCTTCTCGGTTCGCCCCGGCGAGGCGGCCTATCTGCCCCTGGCCCATGACTATGCCGATGCCCCACAACAATTGCCCCGCGAGGAAACCCTGGCCCGGCTGAAGCCCCTGCTGGAGGACCCGGGCCGGCCCAAGCTGGGGCATCACCTCAAGTACGATCGCAACGTGCTGCTCAACCACGGCATCGAGCTGCGCGGCATCGCCCACGACACCATGCTGTCGTCCTACGTGCTCAACAGCACCGCCAGCCGCCATGACATGGATACCCTGGCCGAGCGGCACCTGGGAATCCGCACCACCCATTACGAGGAGGTCGCCGGCAAGGGAGCCAAGCAGATTTCCTTCTCCCAGGTCCGCCTGGATGAGGCGGCCCCCTATGCCGCCGAGGATGCCGACGTCACCCTGCGCCTGCATGAGTACCTTTGGGGGCGGCTTCAGGGAGAGCCGGGGCAGCGTCGTATCTACGAGGACCTGGAAATCCCCCTGGTGACGGTGCTCTCGCGCATGGAGCGGGCCGGGGTGCGGGTGGATGCGGACCTGCTCTTCACCCAGAGCCATGAGCTGTCCGACCGCATGGGAGAGATCGAGCGCCAGGCCCATGAGGTGGCCGGCGGCAGTTTCAATCTGAGTTCGCCCAAGCAGATTCAGGAGATCCTGTTCGAGCGCCAGAAGCTGCCTGTGGTGCGCAAGACGCCCAAGGGGCAGCCCTCCACCGCCGAGGATGTGCTGGAACAACTGGCGGCGGATTACCCGTTGCCCCGGCTGATCCTGGAGTATCGCGGCCTGTCCAAGCTCAAATCCACCTATACCGACAAGCTGCCGGGTCGCATCGACCGTGACACGGGGCGGGTGCACACGTCCTATCATCAGGCGGTGACCAGCACCGGGCGCCTGTCCTCCTCGGAGCCCAACCTGCAGAACATCCCCGTGCGCACACCCGAGGGGCGGCGCATCCGCCAGGCCTTTGTGGCGCCCGAGGGGCGGGTGATCATGGCCGCCGACTACTCACAGATCGAATTGCGCATCATGGCCCATCTGTCCGGTGACAAGGGTCTGGTGGAGGCCTTCAGTCAGGGCATGGACATCCACCAGGCCACGGCCGCCGAGGTCTGGGGGCTGGAGACGGACCAGGTCAGCCATGAACAGCGACGTGCTGCCAAGGCCATCAACTTCGGCCTGATCTACGGCATGTCGGCCTTCGGGTTGGCCCGGCAGCTGGGCATCGAGCGGGGGGCCGCCCAGGAGTATGTGGATCGCTACTTCGCCCGCTATCCTGGCGTGAAGGCCTATATGGACGATACCCGGGAGCGGGCCAGGGAGCAGGGCTATGTGGAGACGGTCTTCGGTCGCCGCCTCTATCTGCCGGATATCAAGGCCCGCAATGCCCAGGTGCGCAATCAGGCGGAACGCCTGGCCATCAATGCCCCCATGCAGGGCACGGCGGCAGACATCATCAAGCGGGCCATGCTGGCAGTGGATGACTGGATCCAGTCATCCGGGCGGCCCCTCACCATGATCATGCAGGTGCATGACGAACTGGTGTTCGAGGTGGATGAGGGGGCCGTGGAGGCGGTGCGCGAGGAACTCAACCGGCTCATGTGTCAGGCGGCAGAGCTTGAGGTGCCGCTGGTGGTGGACGTGGGTGTGGGTGCCAATTGGGACGCGGCACACTGATCTTCGTGTACTCCCAGTGAGATGTGTTTCACGTTTTGGAACATTGATTTCCAGTGGGCACCCAGGACCAGAACTTTCCCTTGAAGGCCCTGTCTGTGAGGGTAAGCGCTCCGGATGGGGCGCTTCCCGCTTAACCCCCTGAGCGGGATGCTCTGACTCCCCCAAGTCGAGCCCAAGCCTGGCCCCGCGTCGTGAAAGCGTCGCGGGGCTTTTTTTTGGGCTTTACCTGATAAAAACACTGAACCATTGCCCCGGCGGGTAGTCACAAGGGTTAAGCGCTGCAGCCCGGCGCTTCCCGCTTACCTCCCTGAGCGGGATGGCTCGCACTCCCCCAAGTCGAGCCAACCTCTGCCCCGGACCGGCCAACCCCCAATGGCCCCCGGGGCTTTTTTTTGCCTTGACTGCCACGCATCACGGTGGTGAGGCACTCCCGCTGATGAAACTGACCTACCAGACCCCTCTCCCCTGCGGGGAGAGGTCAGTGGTTGTCGCTGAGCCTGGGTTCTTCCACGCCAATCTTACTGTTCCGGTGATTCCGAGGCCTCCGCCTCTGGCTGATCGGCCGAGAAGAGCCAGTGATCCAGCACTGAATGGGCATCATCCACGCCCTGCTTCTTGAGCGATGAGAAGGGTTGTACCGTGGCTTCCACGTCCTCGGCGCCCAAGGCGGACGCCACCTGGCGTACCGTGTCCAGGGCAGGGCCGCGCTTGAGCTTGTCGGCCTTGGTGAGAAGGACGTGCAAGGGCAGTTGCCGTTGATGGGCCCAGCCGACCATTTGCCAGTCGTGTTTCGTGAGGGGGTGGCGGATATCCATCACCAGGATCAGACCGCGCAGGCATTCGCGGCCCGCCAGGTATTGCTCCATCAAATGTCCCCAACGGCGGCGTACCGCCTCAGGCACCTTGGCGTAACCGTATCCGGGCAGGTCCACCAGGCGGTGGTCCTCGTCCAGGGCGAAGAAGTTGATGAGCTGAGTCCTGCCAGGCGTCTTGCTGGTACGCGCCAATGCCCTTTGCTGGCACAATGTATTGACGGCGCTGGACTTGCCAGAGTTGGAGCGGCCGGCGAAGGCGACTTCGCGCCCTGTTTCCGGTGGCAAGCCCTTGAGGCTGGCGGCACTGGTCAGGAACTCGGCCCGGGAGTAAACCGGGTTCATTTAGTGTCTAACTCGCTTGGCGATGATTGAGGACCACCCCTGCCTGCTTTTGCGGCGGGGGGGTGAGTGTGATATACATTGCGGCTATTTTGAGGTTGCGCCGGTCGCGTCCGGGTGCCACAGGTTACCAAAGAAAAGCGCACACTGTTTCAGGTTCAGGAGTCAACCCACAATGAAAAAACTTGTCGTAATTGCCGCTGCAACCCTGGGAATGAGTCTGTCGGCGTCGCTGCACGCCGAGCCGGGCGATCCCGAGCGCGGCCAGTCACTGTCCACCCCATGCATTGCCTGCCACCAGGCAGATGGTAACAGCGCAAACCCCGCCTGGCCGAAGATCGCCGGCAAGGACAAGGCCTATCTCTTCAAGCAGCTCATGGACTACAAGGCAGGTGACCGCAGCCACGCGCTGATGAACCCCCAGGTGGCTCAGCTCGATGAGCAGGATATGCGGGACCTGGCAGCGTTCTACGCCAGCCAGGAGGCCTCCCCGGGCCGCACCAGTGCTGATGACGAGACCCTTGCCCTGGGCAAGCAGATCTACTTTGGCGGTAACGTGAGCGAAGGCGTGGCTGCCTGTGTGGCCTGTCATGGTCCTGGCGGCAAGGGCAACCCCGCCGCGGTGTTCCCCAAGGTGGCCGCCCAGCATGGCGCCTACAGCCTGGATCAGCTCCAGCAGTTCAGCAAGGGTGAGCGCGCCAATGACCCGGGCCGGATGATGCGCAGTGTGGCCTCGCGCATGTCCGAGGAGGAAATGAAGGCGGTTTCCGAGTACATGGCGACCCTGGATCCCAAGTGATCCATGTCTGGTAGGTCCTGAAGAAGGGGTGGCTTGCGTCACCCCTTTTTTCATGGTCGGCCCAATGCGTCTGAGCGCGCTGGTATTACCCGGATCTTTTCCAGGTTTTCGTGGTCAGAGTGCCCATTCCATCCACAGAACGGGCCACATCGGTATCCCAACGGGTTTCCTCAAAGCATGAATCGCTCTCCCCAGGAATCTGCATCCCCGCGACATCCCTCCCGCCTCTCCATTCTGGTGAGCTTTCTGGGATCCATGAATCTGGCCATCACCCTCTTGGTGATTCTGGCCGTGGCCTCGGTGGTTGG
This genomic interval carries:
- a CDS encoding cytochrome c — encoded protein: MKKLVVIAAATLGMSLSASLHAEPGDPERGQSLSTPCIACHQADGNSANPAWPKIAGKDKAYLFKQLMDYKAGDRSHALMNPQVAQLDEQDMRDLAAFYASQEASPGRTSADDETLALGKQIYFGGNVSEGVAACVACHGPGGKGNPAAVFPKVAAQHGAYSLDQLQQFSKGERANDPGRMMRSVASRMSEEEMKAVSEYMATLDPK
- the yihA gene encoding ribosome biogenesis GTP-binding protein YihA/YsxC, encoding MNPVYSRAEFLTSAASLKGLPPETGREVAFAGRSNSGKSSAVNTLCQQRALARTSKTPGRTQLINFFALDEDHRLVDLPGYGYAKVPEAVRRRWGHLMEQYLAGRECLRGLILVMDIRHPLTKHDWQMVGWAHQRQLPLHVLLTKADKLKRGPALDTVRQVASALGAEDVEATVQPFSSLKKQGVDDAHSVLDHWLFSADQPEAEASESPEQ
- a CDS encoding DUF2782 domain-containing protein produces the protein MTTRRALTPMILIACLATPLSAQDQAAPPPPPLLDDSAQVTRDLMEPQVTIIEREGERIEEFRIQGELYMIRVQPENAPAYYLVDTDGDGRLETQMDELDPKILIPAWVIFSF
- a CDS encoding TRAP transporter substrate-binding protein, with translation MRRREFLGKAGGLAALASAGGLAGCGSPEGNASDGVRDTGLRFHWRMVTAWPHGSPGLGAGADYLARAINELSGGRISVRVFGADDLVPALEVFDAVARGSAEIGHGAAHYWDDVGPAAQLFTSVPFGMNAQETHAWLYKGGGLELWRDLYRHFDVIPFPCGNTGAQMGGWFKREINDFGDLEGVSIRMSGLGAQVMDRAGAQVVSLAGDDILDALRAGHIEAAEWVGPYGDKDLGLHRWGWHYYYPGWQQPSSLVEALINRDAYEALPHGLRQAVTHACRLASDHMLMEFTARNQQALDALINDYGVPVRRLPEPVLASLRRLTDEVLDEMAEEDSTARRVIRSYRDFQSQLARWRAFTDLDPLAG
- the polA gene encoding DNA polymerase I, whose translation is MTDSKPLVLVDGSSYLYRAFHALPPLSNSRGEPTGAVLGVANMLRRLMSDYQPDHMVVVFDAKGRTFRDDLYDQYKANRPPMPDELAAQVDPLHELVRAMGIPILVVPGVEADDVIGTLARQARRDGMEVVISTGDKDLAQLVEPGVTLVNTMTGTTLDEAGVKERFGVPPSLIVDYLSLVGDTSDNVPGVDKVGPKTAVKWLEAHGDLDAIMAHADDIKGKVGENLRASLDSLPLSRELVTVRCDLALDLAPTGLELQLPESETLRGLLERFEFRSWLKELGGDAQEGEAQPEQAGAGGDPVEYEILLEQEQLDRWLERLQTADLFAFDTETTSLDYMQAQVVGVSFSVRPGEAAYLPLAHDYADAPQQLPREETLARLKPLLEDPGRPKLGHHLKYDRNVLLNHGIELRGIAHDTMLSSYVLNSTASRHDMDTLAERHLGIRTTHYEEVAGKGAKQISFSQVRLDEAAPYAAEDADVTLRLHEYLWGRLQGEPGQRRIYEDLEIPLVTVLSRMERAGVRVDADLLFTQSHELSDRMGEIERQAHEVAGGSFNLSSPKQIQEILFERQKLPVVRKTPKGQPSTAEDVLEQLAADYPLPRLILEYRGLSKLKSTYTDKLPGRIDRDTGRVHTSYHQAVTSTGRLSSSEPNLQNIPVRTPEGRRIRQAFVAPEGRVIMAADYSQIELRIMAHLSGDKGLVEAFSQGMDIHQATAAEVWGLETDQVSHEQRRAAKAINFGLIYGMSAFGLARQLGIERGAAQEYVDRYFARYPGVKAYMDDTRERAREQGYVETVFGRRLYLPDIKARNAQVRNQAERLAINAPMQGTAADIIKRAMLAVDDWIQSSGRPLTMIMQVHDELVFEVDEGAVEAVREELNRLMCQAAELEVPLVVDVGVGANWDAAH
- a CDS encoding TIGR00730 family Rossman fold protein; translated protein: MKRDQRASHPGLQPMDDTMLTRESWKIFQIMGEFVEGFERLARIKPSVSIFGSARIPPESPTYQLAEKIARDLSDAGFAVVSGGGPGIMEAANKGAFGGKSPSIGLNINLPHEQTANAYQDVSLYFRHFFSRKVMFVKYASAYVVLPGGFGTLDELAEILTLVQTNKTRRIPIILVGSDFWKGLLEWFENTLVTEGTISPEDLDLYTLVDDSKSVVDAIFNFYEYGGLEPTSEERERLMDL